One genomic window of Mauremys mutica isolate MM-2020 ecotype Southern chromosome 5, ASM2049712v1, whole genome shotgun sequence includes the following:
- the CDKL2 gene encoding cyclin-dependent kinase-like 2 isoform X2, whose translation MEKYETLGLVGEGSYGMVMKCRNKDNGRIVAIKKFLESEDDKMVKKIAMREIKLLKIIHRDIKPENILVSQSGVVKLCDFGFARTLAAPGEAYTDYVATRWYRAPELLVGDTKYGKAVDVWAIGCLVPEMLTGEPLFPGDSDIDQLYHIMKCLGNLTPRHEELFYKNPLFAGVRLPEVKEAEPLERRYPKLSAAVLDLAKKCLQIDPDKRPSCADLLQCDFFNKDGFTERFAQELRLKIQKDARDHPLPKKSKISKKDKDDSLGEERKMLDIQDFSIDPKIKDPKLFKVKLSKAEVEKADRSSNMSCLYDSGTSQFKTAPPTSMKDSSSSLDYIKNPGMVIPPIIPNLATITPNINVNSGMGTIPGTHNYRVDEKTKKYLTPFIKQGKHSPAGHYNVSLGTSVSNEKNVLQANKKRWEFSKTDVRLPELNYNHLPELKGVDARNSRFVKKENKTVSESRIPSLATIDLHNPSLALQQISGTSLPDASEASFPRVER comes from the exons ATGGAAAAGTACGAGACCCTTGGGCTAGTCGGAGAAGGAAGCTACGGAATGGTAATGAAGTGtagaaataaagacaatggaagaATAGTCGCCATcaagaagtttttggaaagtgagGATGataaaatggttaaaaaaattgCCATGCGAGAAATCAAGCTACTCAAG ATAATACACAGAGACATTAAACCGGAAAATATATTGGTCTCCCAATCAGGAGTTGTAAAACTCTGTGATTTTGGATTCGCTCGTACTCTGGCAGCCCCTGGTGAAGCTTACACTGACTATGTGGCAACGCGATGGTACAGAGCTCCAGAACTGTTGGTTGGCGATACCAAGTATGGCAA GGCTGTGGATGTGTGGGCCATTGGCTGTCTGGTCCCAGAAATGCTTACAGGAGAGCCCCTGTTTCCTGGGGACTCAGACATTGACCAGCTGTACCATATCATGAAATGTCTGG GCAACTTAACTCCTCGGCATGAAGAGCTGTTCTATAAAAATCCACTCTTTGCTGGAGTGAGGTTGCCAGAGGTCAAGGAGGCCGAACCTCTTGAAAGACGGTATCCCAAGCTCTCTGCGGCAGTGTTAGATTTAGCCAAG AAATGCTTGCAGATTGATCCGGACAAAAGGCCATCCTGTGCTGACCTATTGCAGTGCGATTTCTTTAACAAAGATGGATTTACGGAAAG ATTTGCTCAGGAGCTTAGGTTAAAGATCCAGAAAGATGCCAGGGACCATCCTTtgccaaaaaaatcaaaaattagCAAAAAGGACAAAGACGATTCTTtaggagaagaaagaaaaatgcttgaTATCCAG GACTTCAGCATTGATCCAAAGATCAAAGATCCTAAACTGTTCAAGGTGAAATTATCCAAAGCTGAGGTGGAGAAAGCTGACAGATCTTCCAATATGAGCTGCCTGTATGACAGTGGAACCAGTCAGTTCAAAACAGCCCCTCCGACAAGCatgaaagactccagcagcagctTGGATTACATAAAGAACCCAGGCATGGTTATTCCTCCCATTATCCCGAACCTTGCCACCATCACACCTAATATAAATGTTAACTCTGGGATGGGAACTATTCCTGGAACCCATAATTACAG aGTTGATGAGAAGACTAAAAAATACTTAACCCCTTTTATAAAGCAAGGGAAACATTCACCAGCAGGGCATTACAATGTCAGCTTGGGCACATCG GTCTCAAATGAAAAGAACGTTCTTCAGGCAAACAAGAAAAGATGGGAATTCTCCAAGACAGATGTGCGTTTGCCTGAGCTAAACTATAACCATCTCCCTGAACTCAAAGGAGTGGACG CTCGAAATTCCAGATTTGTCAAAAAGGAGAACAAAACAGTCTCAGAATCTCGCATTCCGTCCCTTGCCACCATTGATCTTCACAACCCGAGCCTGGCTTTGCAACAG ATATCGGGAACAtcactgccagatgcttcagaagccAGCTTCCCTCGAGTAGAACGCTAG
- the CDKL2 gene encoding cyclin-dependent kinase-like 2 isoform X1 produces the protein MEKYETLGLVGEGSYGMVMKCRNKDNGRIVAIKKFLESEDDKMVKKIAMREIKLLKQLRHENLVNLLEVCKKKKRWYLVFEFVDHTLLDDLELFPHGLDYNRVRKYLFQIIKGIGFCHSHNIIHRDIKPENILVSQSGVVKLCDFGFARTLAAPGEAYTDYVATRWYRAPELLVGDTKYGKAVDVWAIGCLVPEMLTGEPLFPGDSDIDQLYHIMKCLGNLTPRHEELFYKNPLFAGVRLPEVKEAEPLERRYPKLSAAVLDLAKKCLQIDPDKRPSCADLLQCDFFNKDGFTERFAQELRLKIQKDARDHPLPKKSKISKKDKDDSLGEERKMLDIQDFSIDPKIKDPKLFKVKLSKAEVEKADRSSNMSCLYDSGTSQFKTAPPTSMKDSSSSLDYIKNPGMVIPPIIPNLATITPNINVNSGMGTIPGTHNYRVDEKTKKYLTPFIKQGKHSPAGHYNVSLGTSVSNEKNVLQANKKRWEFSKTDVRLPELNYNHLPELKGVDARNSRFVKKENKTVSESRIPSLATIDLHNPSLALQQISGTSLPDASEASFPRVER, from the exons ATGGAAAAGTACGAGACCCTTGGGCTAGTCGGAGAAGGAAGCTACGGAATGGTAATGAAGTGtagaaataaagacaatggaagaATAGTCGCCATcaagaagtttttggaaagtgagGATGataaaatggttaaaaaaattgCCATGCGAGAAATCAAGCTACTCAAG CAACTTCGACATGAAAATCTGGTGAACCTGCTGGAAGTGTGTAAGAAGAAGAAACGATGGTATCTGgtgttcgaatttgtggatcacACACTCCTCGATGACCTTGAGCTGTTTCCACATGGACTAGATTACAATAGAGTTCGGAAATATTTATTTCAGATTATAAAAGGAATAGGATTTTGTCACAGTCACAAT ATAATACACAGAGACATTAAACCGGAAAATATATTGGTCTCCCAATCAGGAGTTGTAAAACTCTGTGATTTTGGATTCGCTCGTACTCTGGCAGCCCCTGGTGAAGCTTACACTGACTATGTGGCAACGCGATGGTACAGAGCTCCAGAACTGTTGGTTGGCGATACCAAGTATGGCAA GGCTGTGGATGTGTGGGCCATTGGCTGTCTGGTCCCAGAAATGCTTACAGGAGAGCCCCTGTTTCCTGGGGACTCAGACATTGACCAGCTGTACCATATCATGAAATGTCTGG GCAACTTAACTCCTCGGCATGAAGAGCTGTTCTATAAAAATCCACTCTTTGCTGGAGTGAGGTTGCCAGAGGTCAAGGAGGCCGAACCTCTTGAAAGACGGTATCCCAAGCTCTCTGCGGCAGTGTTAGATTTAGCCAAG AAATGCTTGCAGATTGATCCGGACAAAAGGCCATCCTGTGCTGACCTATTGCAGTGCGATTTCTTTAACAAAGATGGATTTACGGAAAG ATTTGCTCAGGAGCTTAGGTTAAAGATCCAGAAAGATGCCAGGGACCATCCTTtgccaaaaaaatcaaaaattagCAAAAAGGACAAAGACGATTCTTtaggagaagaaagaaaaatgcttgaTATCCAG GACTTCAGCATTGATCCAAAGATCAAAGATCCTAAACTGTTCAAGGTGAAATTATCCAAAGCTGAGGTGGAGAAAGCTGACAGATCTTCCAATATGAGCTGCCTGTATGACAGTGGAACCAGTCAGTTCAAAACAGCCCCTCCGACAAGCatgaaagactccagcagcagctTGGATTACATAAAGAACCCAGGCATGGTTATTCCTCCCATTATCCCGAACCTTGCCACCATCACACCTAATATAAATGTTAACTCTGGGATGGGAACTATTCCTGGAACCCATAATTACAG aGTTGATGAGAAGACTAAAAAATACTTAACCCCTTTTATAAAGCAAGGGAAACATTCACCAGCAGGGCATTACAATGTCAGCTTGGGCACATCG GTCTCAAATGAAAAGAACGTTCTTCAGGCAAACAAGAAAAGATGGGAATTCTCCAAGACAGATGTGCGTTTGCCTGAGCTAAACTATAACCATCTCCCTGAACTCAAAGGAGTGGACG CTCGAAATTCCAGATTTGTCAAAAAGGAGAACAAAACAGTCTCAGAATCTCGCATTCCGTCCCTTGCCACCATTGATCTTCACAACCCGAGCCTGGCTTTGCAACAG ATATCGGGAACAtcactgccagatgcttcagaagccAGCTTCCCTCGAGTAGAACGCTAG